From bacterium, one genomic window encodes:
- a CDS encoding TolC family protein, whose translation MLYRIFFLGRLILIFILILTPKENLAQEAKNHQPLTLEDGIQIALKNSLKLQSALKEIASLEANIKKAWAKWLPHLYLNIDSGYNKTEFSPYQKSVEDVPSWIPQDYREVYKNIFYAEDSKKYTNNINIGLTQWLLDNGQISTNISIAQIQYLIAKINLESIKKQLVYQVSRNYYELLKYRKMIELNQKLLNIKEEQLKKYESKLDAGIITTSLLLNKKLEVLTAKNDLMKIEDIYERKREEFLQLLDVDTLPEFDFNIIPDYIPYEGQLKEAISKALEDNLQIQVQQLEIRLKEKEINLARSGRKVSAMITGNYGYDRSDENLKKSLDDFNKEWNVRINITLPFFTGGEVTSDIKASLNKYSAAQLTLEALKKEITSITRQKYLKIKNLERQIELLQESEKIACQDLIIAQTQYDAKIIAEEDLCDKQITLDKIILEKIETLFDHQIAKIEFFEISGPEEK comes from the coding sequence ATGCTGTATCGAATCTTTTTTTTAGGAAGATTAATATTAATATTTATTTTAATATTAACACCAAAAGAAAATTTAGCTCAAGAAGCTAAAAATCACCAACCTTTAACTTTAGAGGATGGTATTCAAATTGCCTTGAAGAATAGTCTAAAACTTCAATCAGCATTAAAAGAGATTGCTTCTTTAGAAGCCAATATTAAAAAGGCATGGGCAAAATGGTTACCACATCTTTATCTCAATATAGATTCTGGCTACAACAAGACAGAATTTAGCCCATATCAAAAGTCAGTAGAGGATGTTCCAAGTTGGATACCACAAGACTACCGTGAGGTATATAAGAATATATTTTATGCTGAAGATTCCAAAAAATATACTAATAACATAAATATTGGACTAACCCAATGGTTACTTGATAATGGTCAGATTTCAACCAATATTTCTATCGCACAAATTCAATATTTAATAGCCAAAATTAATCTTGAATCAATAAAAAAACAATTGGTCTATCAAGTTTCAAGAAATTATTATGAATTACTTAAATATAGGAAGATGATAGAATTAAATCAAAAGTTATTAAACATCAAAGAAGAACAACTAAAAAAGTATGAATCTAAATTAGATGCGGGCATAATTACCACTTCTCTACTCTTAAATAAAAAATTAGAGGTTCTAACTGCAAAAAATGATTTAATGAAGATTGAAGATATCTATGAAAGAAAAAGAGAAGAATTTTTACAATTACTTGATGTTGATACTTTACCTGAATTTGACTTTAATATTATACCTGACTATATCCCTTATGAAGGACAGTTAAAAGAAGCAATTTCTAAAGCATTAGAAGATAACCTGCAAATTCAAGTTCAGCAATTAGAAATTAGGTTGAAAGAAAAAGAGATTAATTTAGCTCGCAGTGGCAGAAAGGTTTCTGCTATGATTACTGGGAATTATGGTTATGATAGATCTGATGAAAACTTAAAAAAAAGTCTTGATGATTTTAATAAAGAATGGAATGTCAGAATAAATATTACCTTACCTTTTTTCACTGGTGGAGAGGTTACTTCTGACATAAAAGCATCTTTAAATAAATATTCTGCCGCTCAACTTACCCTTGAAGCACTAAAAAAAGAAATAACATCTATTACACGCCAAAAGTATCTTAAAATAAAAAATCTTGAAAGACAAATTGAACTGCTTCAAGAAAGTGAAAAAATAGCCTGCCAAGACCTTATCATTGCACAAACTCAATATGATGCAAAAATAATTGCAGAGGAAGATTTGTGTGATAAACAAATTACTTTGGATAAAATTATCTTAGAGAAGATAGAAACTCTATTTGACCACCAAATAGCTAAAATTGAATTTTTTGAAATTAGTGGACCGGAGGAAAAATGA